The Microbacterium sp. Nx66 genome contains a region encoding:
- a CDS encoding sugar ABC transporter substrate-binding protein, translating into MTRQTTRAWLGAGAVLITTTLVLTGCGSGFSGEEQSEGHTDLTSSDDGLTILIGSSGDAETAAVQSALDAWSEESGTEVDLQVASDLAQELSQGFAAGNPADLFYLAPEQMAGYASNGSLQAYGDELSNKDDFYPSLVENFTLDGTFYCAPKDFSTLALVINTRMWAEAGLTDADLPKSWDDLAAVAQKLTTADHVGLAFGAEYQRVGTFMAQAGGGLVKDGTAIADDPANVEALEYVQTHLVDGTFAYAKDVGAGWGGEALGKELAAMVIEGNWITGAMANDFGSVDYTVAELPEGPGGQGTLQFTNCWGMAADSPNQQAALDLVEYLTSADSQLAFSKAFGPMPSITSAADQWTADNPDLAPFLAGADYAQFPPNQDGAADVIADFNAQLESLKTGDPAQILDTVQSNLEAIVE; encoded by the coding sequence ATGACACGGCAGACCACACGCGCCTGGCTCGGCGCCGGAGCGGTCCTGATCACCACCACCCTCGTGCTCACCGGGTGCGGCTCCGGGTTCTCAGGCGAGGAGCAGAGCGAGGGCCACACGGACCTCACCTCCTCCGACGACGGCCTCACGATCCTCATCGGCTCGTCGGGCGACGCCGAGACCGCCGCAGTGCAGTCGGCGCTCGACGCCTGGTCCGAGGAGTCCGGCACCGAGGTCGACCTCCAGGTGGCGAGCGACCTGGCGCAGGAGCTCTCCCAGGGCTTCGCCGCCGGGAACCCCGCCGACCTCTTTTACCTCGCACCGGAGCAGATGGCCGGGTACGCCTCGAACGGCTCCCTCCAGGCGTACGGCGACGAGCTCTCGAACAAGGACGACTTCTACCCCTCCCTCGTCGAGAACTTCACCCTCGACGGCACGTTCTACTGTGCGCCCAAGGACTTCTCCACGCTCGCGCTCGTGATCAACACACGCATGTGGGCGGAGGCGGGACTCACCGATGCCGACCTCCCGAAGAGCTGGGACGACCTCGCGGCCGTCGCGCAGAAGCTCACCACCGCCGACCACGTGGGTCTGGCCTTCGGAGCCGAGTACCAGCGCGTCGGCACGTTCATGGCGCAGGCCGGCGGCGGGCTCGTGAAGGACGGCACGGCGATCGCGGACGACCCCGCGAACGTCGAGGCGCTGGAGTACGTGCAGACCCACCTCGTCGATGGCACCTTCGCCTACGCGAAGGACGTCGGGGCCGGCTGGGGCGGCGAGGCACTCGGGAAGGAGCTGGCCGCGATGGTGATCGAAGGCAACTGGATCACCGGTGCGATGGCGAACGACTTCGGCTCCGTGGACTACACCGTCGCCGAGCTTCCCGAAGGACCGGGCGGCCAGGGCACCCTGCAGTTCACGAACTGCTGGGGCATGGCTGCCGACAGCCCCAACCAGCAGGCGGCCCTCGACCTCGTCGAGTACCTCACCAGTGCTGACAGCCAGCTCGCCTTCTCGAAGGCGTTCGGCCCGATGCCGTCGATCACCTCCGCCGCCGACCAGTGGACCGCGGACAACCCGGACCTCGCGCCCTTCCTCGCGGGAGCGGACTACGCGCAGTTCCCGCCCAACCAGGACGGCGCTGCGGACGTGATCGCCGACTTCAACGCGCAGCTCGAGTCGCTGAAGACGGGAGACCCCGCACAGATCCTCGACACCGTGCAGTCGAACCTCGAAGCGATCGTCGAGTAG
- a CDS encoding carbohydrate ABC transporter permease: MAGQALSRRGRASGLRRGEAAAGWLFTAPVILILGVFLLVPVLMALWVSMSDWAGRGSPLSPSVSFVGTENYSAVLADGGLPTKDFGTALRNNSWYVLLVVPLQTAIALFLAVLVNRAVLRGRGFFRTAYYFPSVTSSVAITVLWLFLFSASGAVNSVLAWFGLNGPNWFNDPRGILHLALSGIGIDTGPAALTGGGMLGISWWEWLAGPSIAMSAYILMAIFTTSGTFMLLFLAGLQNLGADVDEAAMMDGANGWQRFWRVTLPQLRPTLFTVLTLGLIGCWQVFDQIYTGTRGAPSKTTLTPAYLSYKTAFTDQEWGQGAAIAFILFVIIVIFTLLQRWVLRDRPVSRRRIRAYEVAREGGTS, translated from the coding sequence ATGGCGGGACAGGCCCTGTCTCGCCGCGGGCGAGCCTCCGGACTCCGCCGCGGCGAGGCCGCAGCCGGGTGGCTCTTCACGGCGCCGGTCATCCTCATCCTCGGGGTCTTCTTGCTGGTCCCCGTGCTCATGGCGCTCTGGGTCAGCATGTCGGACTGGGCGGGGCGCGGCAGCCCCCTCTCGCCGTCGGTCTCGTTCGTGGGCACCGAGAACTACTCGGCCGTGCTGGCCGACGGCGGCCTCCCGACCAAGGACTTCGGGACCGCGCTGCGCAACAACTCCTGGTACGTGCTGCTCGTCGTGCCCCTGCAGACGGCCATCGCCCTGTTCCTCGCCGTCCTGGTGAACAGAGCGGTGCTGCGCGGCCGCGGGTTCTTCCGGACCGCGTACTACTTCCCCTCCGTCACGAGCTCGGTGGCGATCACGGTGCTCTGGCTCTTCCTGTTCTCCGCGAGCGGAGCGGTCAACAGCGTTCTCGCCTGGTTCGGCCTGAACGGTCCGAACTGGTTCAACGACCCCCGCGGGATCCTGCATCTCGCGCTCAGCGGCATCGGCATCGACACCGGACCCGCCGCGCTCACCGGCGGCGGGATGCTGGGCATCTCCTGGTGGGAGTGGCTCGCCGGTCCGTCGATCGCCATGAGCGCCTACATCCTGATGGCCATCTTCACGACCTCCGGCACCTTCATGCTGCTCTTCCTCGCCGGTCTGCAGAATCTCGGCGCGGACGTCGACGAGGCGGCCATGATGGACGGGGCGAACGGGTGGCAGCGGTTCTGGCGGGTGACCCTGCCGCAGCTGCGGCCGACGCTGTTCACGGTGCTCACCCTCGGGCTCATCGGCTGCTGGCAGGTGTTCGATCAGATCTATACCGGCACCCGTGGCGCCCCCAGCAAGACGACCCTCACCCCGGCGTACCTGTCGTACAAGACGGCGTTCACGGACCAGGAGTGGGGTCAGGGCGCGGCGATCGCCTTCATTCTCTTCGTCATCATCGTGATCTTCACGCTGCTGCAGCGCTGGGTGCTGCGCGACCGGCCGGTATCGCGGCGCCGCATCCGCGCGTACGAGGTCGCGCGCGAGGGAGGGACGTCATGA
- a CDS encoding carbohydrate ABC transporter permease produces MRLSRTQLTWQIVLYTVLIVLAVIYIYPFLIQVFTSFKTDEDAASSGVNLLPESWTFAAYERLFANSDFPSWFVNSAIVTIFVTAGRVFFNSLAGYALARLRFRGRGVVFAALVAVMSVPTVVLLIPKFLVINQLGIFNSYAGMILPLLVDAAGVFIMKNFFESIPASVEEQARIDGAGAFRTFWSVVLPMATPALITIVILSFQGSWNELSHFIVSTNDPALTTLTKGVASLASGQLSQGTQYPLKLAAALIMTIPVAVMFFIFQRRIMNSTEGAVKE; encoded by the coding sequence ATGAGGCTCTCGCGCACGCAGCTGACCTGGCAGATCGTGCTGTACACCGTGCTGATCGTGCTCGCCGTCATCTACATCTACCCGTTCCTGATCCAGGTGTTCACGAGTTTCAAGACGGACGAGGACGCCGCGAGCTCCGGCGTGAACCTGCTCCCGGAGTCGTGGACGTTCGCCGCCTATGAACGGCTCTTCGCCAACTCCGACTTCCCCTCGTGGTTCGTCAACAGCGCCATCGTGACGATCTTCGTCACCGCGGGGCGGGTGTTCTTCAACTCCCTCGCCGGATACGCGCTCGCGCGTCTGCGCTTCCGCGGTCGAGGAGTCGTGTTCGCGGCCCTCGTCGCCGTGATGTCGGTGCCGACCGTCGTCCTGCTCATCCCGAAGTTCCTCGTCATCAACCAGCTCGGCATATTCAACTCCTACGCCGGCATGATCCTGCCTCTGCTGGTCGACGCCGCCGGCGTCTTCATCATGAAGAACTTCTTCGAGTCGATCCCCGCCTCGGTCGAGGAGCAGGCACGGATCGACGGAGCCGGTGCGTTCCGGACCTTCTGGTCGGTCGTGCTCCCGATGGCGACGCCCGCCCTCATCACGATCGTCATCCTGTCGTTCCAGGGGTCGTGGAACGAGCTCAGCCACTTCATCGTGTCCACGAACGACCCCGCGCTGACGACCCTCACGAAGGGTGTCGCCTCGCTCGCCAGCGGGCAGCTCAGCCAGGGCACCCAGTACCCGCTCAAGCTCGCCGCGGCGCTCATCATGACGATCCCCGTCGCCGTGATGTTCTTCATCTTCCAGCGCCGCATCATGAATTCCACCGAAGGAGCCGTCAAGGAATGA
- a CDS encoding glycogen debranching N-terminal domain-containing protein gives MTDRPHLQPLLDDAVVVLDAPTQVWSDRDGDVGGAPIHGVYHGDVRHIATIGLEVRDTALEAIACSAPVPQRALFTGLLRGLDDAAADPKVRLDRDRTVEAGRLTETLRVSSHLMHEVTAELTVRIRPDFTPLQLVKAGVARSEEWSWDGERCRAGQASFTLRAVDAAVSIDGREMLLAWRVTVPPRGEVEVTWSVDLDDPTLVVTSSPRTAGVRPVPTGADPRAARWLERACADLDALRLALPDQPDEAFYAAGAPWFFTLFGRDSIWAARLALAADRDIAASTLRVLARLQGTVHDPGTAEAPGKIAHELRSAELSLPGEGVLLPPLYYGTVDATPLWICLLADARAAGLTITELKDLEPALRAAVTWMIEHGDASGSGFIDYADESGHGLANQGWKDSGDSIQWRDGRLAEGPIALSEVQGYAYEAAVRGAALLDELGAAGGDDLRSWAADLRRRFREAYWVTTPEGRYPAIALDAHGAAVDTLTSNIGHLIGTGLLDPDEERACAELLVGETMSSGYGVRTMSTEASGYWPLSYHGGSVWTHDTAIAVHGMLRAGLTDHAGRIAAQLLDLAEGFDYRVPELHSGEPRVDGGRPVPYPAACRPQAWSAAAAVVCAEALR, from the coding sequence ATGACCGACCGCCCCCACCTCCAGCCGCTGCTCGACGACGCCGTGGTGGTGCTCGACGCCCCCACCCAGGTCTGGTCCGACCGCGACGGCGACGTGGGCGGCGCCCCGATCCACGGGGTCTACCACGGCGACGTCCGTCACATCGCCACGATCGGACTCGAGGTGCGGGACACCGCCCTGGAAGCCATCGCCTGCTCGGCGCCGGTCCCGCAGCGTGCGCTGTTCACCGGCCTGCTGCGCGGACTCGACGATGCCGCCGCCGATCCGAAGGTGCGCCTCGACCGGGATCGCACCGTCGAGGCGGGAAGACTGACCGAGACCCTGCGGGTGTCCTCGCACCTCATGCACGAGGTGACGGCCGAGCTCACGGTGCGCATCCGCCCGGATTTCACCCCCCTGCAGCTCGTCAAAGCGGGGGTGGCCCGGAGCGAGGAGTGGTCGTGGGACGGCGAGCGCTGCCGCGCAGGGCAGGCGTCGTTCACGCTGCGCGCTGTGGACGCCGCCGTGTCGATCGACGGTCGGGAGATGCTGCTCGCCTGGCGGGTGACCGTCCCTCCGCGCGGCGAGGTCGAGGTGACGTGGTCGGTCGACCTCGACGATCCGACCCTGGTCGTGACGTCCTCGCCACGGACAGCCGGCGTCCGGCCCGTCCCCACCGGAGCGGACCCTCGCGCCGCGCGCTGGCTGGAGCGCGCCTGCGCCGACCTCGATGCCCTGCGACTGGCCCTGCCGGATCAGCCGGACGAGGCGTTCTACGCCGCGGGCGCCCCCTGGTTCTTCACCCTGTTCGGACGGGACTCGATCTGGGCGGCCCGTCTCGCCCTCGCCGCCGACCGCGACATCGCCGCCTCCACCCTGCGGGTGCTCGCGCGTCTCCAGGGCACGGTGCACGACCCCGGCACCGCGGAGGCCCCGGGCAAGATCGCGCACGAGCTCCGCAGCGCGGAGCTCTCCCTCCCCGGCGAGGGCGTGCTGCTGCCTCCGCTCTACTACGGCACGGTCGACGCGACACCGCTGTGGATCTGCCTCCTCGCCGACGCCCGCGCGGCCGGCCTGACGATCACGGAGCTGAAGGACCTGGAGCCCGCGTTGCGCGCCGCAGTGACGTGGATGATCGAGCACGGCGACGCTTCCGGCAGCGGTTTCATCGACTATGCGGATGAGTCGGGCCACGGCTTGGCGAATCAGGGCTGGAAGGACTCCGGTGACTCGATCCAGTGGCGCGACGGCCGTCTCGCGGAAGGTCCGATCGCGCTCAGCGAGGTGCAGGGATACGCCTACGAGGCCGCAGTGCGCGGAGCAGCGCTCCTCGACGAGCTGGGTGCAGCCGGCGGTGACGACCTGCGTTCGTGGGCGGCGGACCTGCGGCGACGCTTCCGGGAGGCCTACTGGGTCACCACGCCGGAGGGGCGGTACCCCGCCATCGCCCTCGACGCCCACGGCGCCGCGGTCGACACGCTCACCAGCAACATCGGCCATCTCATCGGCACCGGGCTGCTCGATCCGGACGAGGAGCGCGCCTGCGCGGAACTGCTCGTCGGCGAGACGATGTCGAGCGGCTACGGCGTCCGCACGATGTCCACGGAGGCCTCGGGATACTGGCCGCTGAGCTACCACGGCGGCAGCGTGTGGACCCACGACACCGCGATCGCCGTGCACGGGATGCTCCGCGCCGGCCTCACCGATCATGCCGGACGCATCGCCGCCCAGCTGCTCGATCTCGCCGAGGGCTTCGACTACCGCGTGCCGGAGCTGCACTCGGGCGAGCCCCGCGTCGACGGCGGCCGACCGGTCCCCTACCCGGCCGCCTGCCGTCCGCAGGCATGGTCCGCCGCTGCCGCCGTGGTCTGCGCCGAAGCCCTGCGGTGA
- the hutI gene encoding imidazolonepropionase: MTTTLITGIGELTTNVAAEGDPSGTLRDAAVLIDGERIVWVGPSAGAPAADEVVDARGRAVIPGFVDSHSHLVFGGDRAAEFEARMAGQRYAAGGIRSTVQATRAASDDELRSRLRGFIEELRTQGTTTVEIKSGYGLAVAEEERLVRLAAEVTSEVTFLGAHVVPVEYADDPDAYVDLVVGPMLDACAPHSRWIDVFCETGAFTVAQSRRILEAGIARGLAPRVHASQLGTGDGVRMAVELGAASVDHGTYLTDADVAALAASDTVLTLLPGVEFSTRQPYPDARGLLDAGVTVALACDTNPGSSFTSSMAFCIAIAVRDMGMTTAEAVWAATAGGARALRRDDIGRIAPGVRADLVLLDAPSRVHLAYRPGVPLVQRVWKDGTAVV; the protein is encoded by the coding sequence GTGACGACCACCCTCATCACCGGGATCGGGGAGCTGACGACCAACGTCGCCGCCGAGGGCGATCCGAGCGGCACGCTCAGAGACGCCGCCGTGCTGATCGACGGCGAGCGGATCGTGTGGGTCGGTCCGTCCGCGGGAGCCCCCGCCGCCGACGAGGTCGTCGACGCCCGGGGGAGGGCCGTGATCCCCGGATTCGTCGACAGCCACAGTCACCTCGTCTTCGGAGGCGATCGCGCGGCGGAGTTCGAGGCGCGCATGGCGGGGCAGCGGTACGCGGCGGGCGGCATCCGCTCGACGGTGCAGGCGACCCGGGCGGCGAGCGACGACGAGCTGCGGAGCCGGCTGCGTGGCTTCATCGAGGAGCTGCGGACGCAGGGCACCACCACGGTCGAGATCAAGAGCGGCTACGGTCTCGCCGTCGCGGAGGAGGAGCGCCTCGTGCGCCTCGCCGCCGAGGTGACGTCGGAGGTCACCTTCCTCGGGGCGCACGTGGTGCCGGTCGAGTACGCTGACGATCCCGATGCCTACGTCGACCTCGTCGTGGGGCCGATGCTCGACGCCTGCGCCCCGCACTCCCGATGGATCGACGTGTTCTGCGAGACCGGCGCCTTCACGGTGGCGCAGTCGCGGCGGATCCTGGAGGCGGGCATCGCCCGGGGTCTCGCTCCTCGCGTGCATGCGAGCCAGCTCGGCACGGGCGATGGCGTGCGGATGGCGGTCGAGCTCGGGGCCGCCTCCGTGGACCACGGTACCTACCTCACCGACGCGGACGTCGCCGCGCTCGCCGCGTCGGACACGGTGCTCACGCTGCTCCCCGGTGTGGAGTTCTCCACGCGTCAGCCCTATCCGGACGCCCGCGGACTCCTGGACGCGGGGGTGACCGTGGCGCTCGCGTGCGACACCAACCCGGGGTCGAGCTTCACGTCGTCGATGGCCTTCTGCATCGCCATCGCCGTGCGCGACATGGGTATGACGACGGCGGAGGCGGTCTGGGCCGCCACGGCCGGCGGGGCGCGCGCGCTCCGGCGCGACGACATCGGCCGGATCGCCCCCGGTGTGCGCGCCGACCTCGTGCTGCTCGACGCCCCCTCTCGCGTGCACCTCGCGTACCGGCCGGGGGTGCCGCTGGTGCAGCGCGTCTGGAAGGACGGGACGGCCGTCGTCTGA
- the hutU gene encoding urocanate hydratase has product MTEDTAARTVRAARGAERTAKSWGAEAAKRMLMNNLDPEVAEHPEDLVVYGGTGKAARNWAAYEAIVRTLDELEPDETLLVQSGKPVGVFRTHEWAPRVLIANSNLVGDWATWPEFRRLEELGLTMYGQMTAGSWIYIGTQGILQGTYETFAAVARSLGRDSLRGTLTLTAGAGGMGGAQPLAVTLNEGAVLIVDVDETRLARRVEHRYLDEYTTDLDAAVARVVAAKDAGHALSVGVVGNAAEIFPELLRRGVPIDVVTDQTSAHDPLAYLPIGIDVSRWKAEAARDPEEFTRLSRASMAAHVAAMVGFQDAGAAVFDYGNSIRAEAQLGGFDRAFAFPGFVPAYIRPQFEEGRGPFRWVALSGDPEDIFKTDRAIAELFPEDAALHRWLDKAGSAVHFEGLPARICWLGYQERHLAGLKFNEMVASGELSAPIVIGRDHLDSGSVASPYRETEAMKDGSDAIADWPLLNALLNTASGASWVSLHHGGGVGIGRSIHAGQVTVADGSAIAAEKLARVLTNDPGTGVMRHADAGYEHAREVARDRGLKVPML; this is encoded by the coding sequence ATGACTGAGGACACCGCAGCGCGTACGGTACGCGCAGCCCGAGGTGCCGAGCGCACCGCGAAGAGCTGGGGCGCGGAAGCGGCCAAGCGCATGCTCATGAACAACCTCGATCCCGAGGTCGCCGAGCACCCGGAGGACCTTGTCGTCTACGGCGGGACGGGCAAGGCGGCGCGCAACTGGGCGGCGTACGAGGCGATCGTCCGCACGCTCGACGAGCTGGAGCCGGATGAGACGCTGCTGGTCCAGTCCGGGAAGCCGGTGGGGGTGTTCCGCACCCATGAGTGGGCACCGCGCGTGCTCATCGCCAACTCGAACCTCGTCGGCGACTGGGCGACCTGGCCGGAGTTCCGCCGCCTGGAGGAGCTCGGGCTGACCATGTACGGCCAGATGACCGCCGGCTCCTGGATCTACATCGGCACGCAGGGCATCCTGCAGGGGACGTACGAGACCTTCGCCGCTGTGGCCCGCTCGCTGGGCCGGGATTCCCTGCGGGGCACGCTCACGTTGACCGCCGGCGCCGGCGGCATGGGCGGGGCGCAGCCTCTCGCGGTGACCCTCAACGAGGGCGCGGTCCTGATCGTGGACGTCGACGAGACGCGGCTGGCCCGCCGCGTCGAGCACCGGTACCTCGACGAGTACACGACCGACCTCGATGCGGCGGTGGCCCGGGTCGTCGCGGCGAAGGACGCCGGTCACGCCCTCTCGGTCGGCGTCGTGGGCAATGCCGCGGAGATCTTCCCCGAGCTCCTGCGCCGGGGCGTGCCGATCGACGTCGTGACCGACCAGACCAGCGCCCATGACCCGCTCGCCTACCTGCCGATCGGCATCGACGTGTCCCGCTGGAAGGCGGAGGCCGCGCGCGATCCGGAGGAGTTCACCCGGCTGTCCCGCGCGTCCATGGCGGCCCACGTCGCCGCGATGGTCGGCTTCCAGGACGCGGGGGCGGCCGTCTTCGACTACGGCAACTCGATCCGCGCGGAGGCGCAGCTCGGAGGCTTCGACCGGGCGTTCGCGTTCCCGGGCTTCGTCCCCGCCTACATCCGTCCGCAGTTCGAGGAGGGGCGAGGACCGTTCCGCTGGGTGGCGCTCTCCGGAGACCCGGAGGACATCTTCAAGACGGACCGTGCGATCGCCGAGCTCTTCCCCGAGGACGCCGCGCTGCACCGCTGGCTCGACAAGGCGGGGTCGGCCGTCCACTTCGAGGGGCTGCCGGCGCGCATCTGCTGGCTCGGCTACCAGGAGCGGCACCTCGCCGGGCTGAAGTTCAACGAGATGGTCGCGTCGGGAGAGCTCTCCGCACCGATCGTCATCGGCCGCGATCATCTGGACTCCGGGTCCGTCGCGTCCCCGTACCGGGAGACCGAGGCCATGAAGGACGGCTCCGACGCGATCGCCGACTGGCCGCTGCTCAACGCCCTCCTCAACACAGCCTCCGGGGCCTCATGGGTGTCGCTGCACCACGGCGGCGGCGTGGGGATCGGCCGCTCGATCCATGCCGGGCAGGTGACGGTGGCGGACGGCTCGGCCATCGCCGCGGAGAAGCTCGCGCGCGTGCTGACCAACGACCCGGGAACCGGCGTGATGCGGCATGCGGACGCCGGTTACGAACACGCCAGGGAGGTCGCGCGCGACCGCGGACTGAAGGTGCCGATGCTGTGA
- the hutH gene encoding histidine ammonia-lyase yields the protein MSDPAPVIVGAVPLSPAEVVRVVRHDVPVRVDPAALARVAESRRVIDGLAADPHPHYGVSTGFGALATTFIAPERRLQLQASLIRSHAAGTGAEVEREVVRGLQLLRLQTLASGRTGVRPVVVETYAALLNAGIVPVVREYGSLGCSGDLAPLAHIALAAMGEGEVRDAAGRLVDAADALAAAGIAPLTLVEKEGLALINGTDGMLGTLVLALHDLETLLLTADVAAAMSVESQLGTDAVFAADLMALRPQAGQAVSAGHLRALLTGSPMVASHKGPEDGRVQDAYSLRCSPQVHGAARDTLGHAAMIAERELSSVIDNPIITLDGRIESNGNFHGAPVAAVLDFLAISIADVASVSERRTDRALDPARSHGLPPFLAAEVGVDSGLMIAQYAAAGIVSELKRLAVPASVDSIPSSAMQEDHVSMGWAAARKLRRAVDGLSRVLAIEILTAARALDLRAPLQAGPATGAVRDLVRTVAAGPGPDRHLSPEMEAVTALVQSGAVARVAKEHMHD from the coding sequence ATGAGCGATCCTGCCCCTGTCATCGTCGGCGCCGTCCCTCTCTCCCCGGCGGAGGTCGTCCGCGTGGTCCGGCATGACGTGCCCGTCCGGGTGGATCCCGCCGCGCTGGCGAGGGTCGCCGAGAGCCGCCGTGTGATCGACGGCCTCGCCGCGGACCCGCACCCGCACTACGGGGTGTCCACCGGCTTCGGCGCGCTGGCGACGACTTTCATCGCTCCTGAGCGGCGACTGCAGTTGCAGGCGAGCCTCATCCGCTCCCATGCCGCGGGGACCGGCGCCGAGGTCGAGCGGGAGGTGGTCCGCGGGCTCCAGCTGCTGCGCCTCCAGACGCTCGCCTCGGGGCGCACGGGCGTGCGTCCTGTCGTGGTCGAGACCTACGCCGCGTTGCTCAACGCGGGCATCGTCCCCGTGGTCCGCGAGTACGGGTCACTGGGGTGCTCCGGGGATCTCGCCCCGCTCGCCCACATCGCCCTCGCGGCGATGGGGGAGGGCGAAGTGCGCGACGCCGCCGGGCGTCTCGTCGACGCGGCCGACGCCCTCGCCGCGGCCGGCATCGCTCCGCTCACCCTCGTCGAGAAGGAGGGGCTGGCCCTCATCAACGGCACGGACGGCATGCTCGGCACCCTGGTGCTCGCGCTCCACGACCTCGAGACGCTGCTGCTCACGGCGGACGTGGCGGCGGCGATGTCGGTCGAGTCGCAGCTCGGCACCGATGCCGTGTTCGCCGCCGACCTCATGGCGCTGCGTCCGCAGGCGGGCCAGGCGGTCTCCGCCGGCCACCTCCGTGCACTGCTCACCGGGTCCCCCATGGTCGCCAGCCACAAGGGCCCGGAGGACGGCCGCGTCCAGGACGCATATTCGCTGCGCTGCTCGCCGCAGGTGCACGGCGCCGCACGTGACACGCTCGGGCACGCCGCGATGATCGCGGAGCGCGAGCTCTCCAGCGTGATCGACAACCCCATCATCACCCTCGACGGCCGCATCGAGTCCAACGGCAACTTCCACGGGGCCCCGGTCGCCGCTGTCCTCGACTTCCTGGCGATCTCCATCGCCGACGTCGCCTCCGTGTCCGAGCGCCGCACCGACCGGGCGCTGGACCCGGCCCGCAGCCACGGGCTCCCGCCGTTCCTGGCGGCGGAGGTCGGCGTCGACTCCGGTCTGATGATCGCGCAGTATGCGGCGGCCGGCATCGTCTCGGAGCTCAAGCGCCTCGCGGTTCCGGCCTCGGTGGACTCCATCCCGTCCTCGGCGATGCAGGAGGACCACGTCTCGATGGGCTGGGCCGCGGCGCGGAAGCTGCGGCGCGCGGTCGACGGCCTCTCGCGGGTCCTCGCGATCGAGATCCTCACCGCGGCCCGTGCGCTCGACCTGCGCGCGCCGCTGCAGGCGGGCCCGGCGACCGGGGCCGTGCGCGACCTCGTCCGCACCGTCGCCGCAGGCCCCGGACCCGACCGCCACCTCTCGCCCGAGATGGAGGCCGTGACCGCCCTCGTCCAGTCGGGCGCCGTCGCCCGTGTCGCAAAGGAGCACATGCATGACTGA